The proteins below come from a single Harpia harpyja isolate bHarHar1 chromosome 2, bHarHar1 primary haplotype, whole genome shotgun sequence genomic window:
- the PRKG2 gene encoding cGMP-dependent protein kinase 2 isoform X3: MAFAMKCIKKKHIVDTKQQEHIYSEKKILEQICSPFIVKLYRTFKDNKYVYMLLEACLGGELWSLLRDRGSFDEATTKFCVGCVTEAFDYLHHTGIIYRDLKPENLILDAEGYIKLVDFGFAKKIGSGQKTWTFCGTPEYVAPEVILSKGHDFSVDFWSLGILVYELLTGSPPFSGADQMMTYNLILKGIEKLDFPKIITRRPEDLIRRLCRQNPTERLGNLRNGINDIKKHRWLSGFNWDGLKVRKLTSPLKRELSGPTDYSYFDSYPPEEGTPPDELSGWDKDF; encoded by the exons ATGGCTTTTGCTATGAAGTGTATAAAGAAGAAACACATAGTGGACACCAAACAACAAGAACATATCTATTCTGAGAAGAAAATCCTCGAGCAGATATGTTCTCCATTCATTGTAAA ACTATATCGCACATTCAAAGATAATAAGTATGTATACATGCTACTGGAAGCTTGCCTTGGAGGGGAATTGTGGAGCTTGCTGAGAGACAG AGGCAGCTTTGATGAAGCCACTACCAAGTTCTGTGTTGGGTGTGTGACAGAGGCTTTCGACTATCTACATCACACAGGAATTATCTACAGAGACCTGAAgccagaaaatttaattttggatGCTGAAGGATATATAAAACTG GTTGATTTTGGATTTGCAAAGAAGATCGGATCAGGGCAGAAAACCTGGACGTTTTGTGGAACCCCTGAGTATGTTGCCCCTGAAGTCATTCTGAGTAAAGGCCATGACTTCAGTGTGGATTTTTGGTCCCTTGGGATCCTTGTGTATGAACTCCTTACTGGCAG tcCACCATTCTCTGGGGCTGATCAAATGATGACATATAATTTGATTCTCAAAGGCATTGAAAAGCTGGATTTTCCTAAAATAATAACAAGACGGCCTGAGGATTTGATCCGCAGACTCTGCAG gcaaaatccTACAGAAAGATTAGGCAATCTGAGGAATGGAATTAATGACATCAAGAAGCACAG gTGGTTGAGTGGTTTTAACTGGGATGGTCTGAAAGTGAGGAAATTAACATCACCTTTAAAAAGAGAG TTGTCTGGACCGACTGATTACAGCTACTTTGACAGCTATCCACCTGAAGAAGGAACCCCTCCAGATGAACTTTCAGGCTGGGACAAGGAtttctga
- the PRKG2 gene encoding cGMP-dependent protein kinase 2 isoform X2, with product MDALNKNQFLKRLEPHQLRDMVECMYERTFQQGSYIIRQGELGNHIFVLKEGSLEVFQQNKLLSSIPVWTTFGELAILYNCTRTASVKAITNVKTWALDREVFQNIMRVTAQTRQEQYRNFLRSVSLLKNLPEDKLTKITDCLEVEYYDKGDYVIREGEEGNTFFIIAKGKVIVTQSSADHLQPQLIKNLHKGDYFGEKALIRDDVRSANVIADEYNVECLVIDRETFNQIVGTYEELQTYLEGYVAKLARADEKRHAKGRSFCGQLTKEVSLEMIELKEKVAQFPPSPFQNLEVVTTLGVGGFGRVELVKVKNENMAFAMKCIKKKHIVDTKQQEHIYSEKKILEQICSPFIVKLYRTFKDNKYVYMLLEACLGGELWSLLRDRGSFDEATTKFCVGCVTEAFDYLHHTGIIYRDLKPENLILDAEGYIKLVDFGFAKKIGSGQKTWTFCGTPEYVAPEVILSKGHDFSVDFWSLGILVYELLTGSPPFSGADQMMTYNLILKGIEKLDFPKIITRRPEDLIRRLCRQNPTERLGNLRNGINDIKKHRWLSGFNWDGLKVRKLTSPLKRELSGPTDYSYFDSYPPEEGTPPDELSGWDKDF from the exons ATGGATGCCCTGAACAAAAATCAGTTCTTGAAGAGACTGGAGCCTCACCAGCTCCGAGATATGGTGGAATGTATGTATGAAAGGACTTTCCAGCAAGGGAGCTACATCATCAGACAgggagagctgggcaatcacatTTTTGTGCTCAAAG AGGGCAGTCTGGAGGTATTTCAGCAGAATAAACTACTCTCCTCAATACCTGTGTGGACGACATTTGGTGAACTAGCCATTTTATACAACTGCACACGGACAGCCTCTGTGAAAG CAATCACCAATGTTAAAACGTGGGCATTGGACAGAGAAGTGTTTCAAAATATCATGAGAGTCACAGCACAAACAAGACAAGAGCAATACAGAAACTTCCTTAGAAG TGTGTCCCTGTTGAAAAACTTACCTGAAGATAAATTAACCAAGATCACGGACTGCCTGGAGGTG GAGTACTATGACAAGGGAGATTATGTTATTcgggaaggagaagaaggaaatacCTTCTTTATAATAGCAAAAGGAAAG GTGATAGTTACCCAGAGTTCTGCAGATCACTTGCAGCCTCAGCTGATTAAAAATCTACATAAAGGAGATTACTTTGGAGAAAAGGCTCTCATTAG GGATGATGTCAGATCAGCAAACGTTATTGCAGATGAATACAATGTGGAATGCCTCGTTATAGATAGAGA GACATTTAATCAAATTGTTGGAACTTACGAGGAGCTCCAAACTTACCTTGAAGGTTATGTGGCTAAGCTGGCCCGGGCTGATGAAAAACGACATGCAAA AGGAAGATCCTTCTGTGGACAGTTAACCAAAGAGGTGTCTTTGGAGATGATAGAGCTGAAGGAAAAAGTAGCCCAGTTCCCTCCTTCCCCATTCCAGAATTTAGAAGTTGTCACAACTCTGGGTGTTGGTGGGTTCGGAAGGGTTGAGCTT GTTAAAGTGAAAAATGAGAACATGGCTTTTGCTATGAAGTGTATAAAGAAGAAACACATAGTGGACACCAAACAACAAGAACATATCTATTCTGAGAAGAAAATCCTCGAGCAGATATGTTCTCCATTCATTGTAAA ACTATATCGCACATTCAAAGATAATAAGTATGTATACATGCTACTGGAAGCTTGCCTTGGAGGGGAATTGTGGAGCTTGCTGAGAGACAG AGGCAGCTTTGATGAAGCCACTACCAAGTTCTGTGTTGGGTGTGTGACAGAGGCTTTCGACTATCTACATCACACAGGAATTATCTACAGAGACCTGAAgccagaaaatttaattttggatGCTGAAGGATATATAAAACTG GTTGATTTTGGATTTGCAAAGAAGATCGGATCAGGGCAGAAAACCTGGACGTTTTGTGGAACCCCTGAGTATGTTGCCCCTGAAGTCATTCTGAGTAAAGGCCATGACTTCAGTGTGGATTTTTGGTCCCTTGGGATCCTTGTGTATGAACTCCTTACTGGCAG tcCACCATTCTCTGGGGCTGATCAAATGATGACATATAATTTGATTCTCAAAGGCATTGAAAAGCTGGATTTTCCTAAAATAATAACAAGACGGCCTGAGGATTTGATCCGCAGACTCTGCAG gcaaaatccTACAGAAAGATTAGGCAATCTGAGGAATGGAATTAATGACATCAAGAAGCACAG gTGGTTGAGTGGTTTTAACTGGGATGGTCTGAAAGTGAGGAAATTAACATCACCTTTAAAAAGAGAG TTGTCTGGACCGACTGATTACAGCTACTTTGACAGCTATCCACCTGAAGAAGGAACCCCTCCAGATGAACTTTCAGGCTGGGACAAGGAtttctga